Proteins encoded in a region of the Flammeovirga yaeyamensis genome:
- a CDS encoding ferritin produces MPITKKRLQTSLNPEVEKMLNQQVQLEDQSSQYYLSFASWCEREGYVKAAEFLYEHAEEERQHMLKFFKFINAVGGHALAAEITPVPYEFESLRQVFELVLEHEIKVTKAINEIVDCCFQAKDFSTFQFLQWFVAEQREEEETARTILDAFDIIGEDSPQGMWMIDQEIGRIGAEGIDSDMGDQA; encoded by the coding sequence ATGCCAATTACTAAGAAAAGATTACAGACCTCTTTAAATCCAGAGGTAGAGAAAATGTTAAACCAACAGGTACAATTAGAAGATCAATCCTCACAGTATTATCTTTCGTTTGCCTCTTGGTGTGAGAGAGAAGGGTATGTAAAGGCTGCCGAATTCTTATATGAGCATGCTGAAGAAGAAAGACAGCATATGTTGAAATTCTTCAAGTTTATCAATGCAGTTGGTGGACATGCTTTAGCTGCAGAAATTACACCGGTACCTTATGAGTTCGAATCGCTTAGACAAGTATTTGAATTGGTATTAGAGCACGAAATTAAAGTTACAAAGGCTATTAATGAGATTGTGGACTGTTGTTTCCAAGCTAAAGATTTTAGCACATTCCAATTCTTACAATGGTTTGTTGCTGAACAAAGAGAAGAGGAAGAAACAGCACGTACAATACTTGATGCTTTTGATATTATTGGAGAAGACAGTCCACAAGGTATGTGGATGATCGACCAAGAAATTGGAAGGATAGGTGCAGAAGGCATAGATTCTGATATGGGAGATCAAGCTTAG
- the pncA gene encoding bifunctional nicotinamidase/pyrazinamidase — protein sequence MRALIIIDVQNDFLTDGLLVVPEGEQIIPVLNNINHHFDVVVATKDWHPATHKSFARNHEDREVGEIVEVNEVPQILWPPHCVKESHGAEFPSDLNTEVIEKVFWKGTNEDIDDYSGFYDNEKLNDTGLHDFLQSKGVTEVYVAGIALDFCVKFTALDAKSLGYKTFMIEDASRGINYRPNDVQNAITDMKVSGIRVIKSYELEKVFSGDY from the coding sequence ATGCGTGCATTAATCATAATAGATGTACAAAATGATTTTCTTACCGACGGACTATTAGTAGTCCCGGAAGGAGAGCAAATTATTCCAGTGCTTAATAACATAAACCACCATTTTGATGTAGTAGTGGCCACGAAAGATTGGCACCCTGCTACACATAAAAGTTTTGCACGAAATCATGAGGATCGAGAAGTAGGAGAAATTGTTGAAGTAAATGAAGTTCCTCAGATATTATGGCCTCCGCATTGTGTAAAAGAATCTCATGGAGCAGAATTCCCTTCTGATCTTAATACGGAAGTAATTGAAAAAGTATTTTGGAAAGGAACAAACGAAGATATTGATGATTACAGCGGGTTTTATGATAACGAAAAACTAAACGATACTGGTCTTCATGACTTTTTACAATCGAAGGGAGTAACTGAAGTTTATGTAGCAGGTATTGCTTTGGACTTCTGTGTGAAGTTTACTGCGCTCGATGCAAAATCGTTAGGTTATAAAACATTCATGATAGAAGATGCATCAAGAGGTATTAATTATCGACCAAATGATGTGCAAAACGCCATCACCGATATGAAAGTATCTGGTATAAGGGTAATAAAAAGCTATGAACTAGAAAAAGTATTTAGTGGAGATTATTAA
- a CDS encoding electron transfer flavoprotein subunit alpha/FixB family protein, whose amino-acid sequence MSVLVFIEADNGVIKKSSLEAVTYGSKLGDVTAVAMGSIDGSELQKVGKFGAAKVLHCSDERLNDGVIAATATLIAAAAAEVSAATIVMSRSSLVDAVAARVAIKTNSAVVANVQDLPDTSNGFTVKRGVFTGKAFAYVSVPDGNKVITIAKNVVQLEETGTDAAVEEFSVSFGDADFGVKRVGVHKQEGDILLPEADKVVSAGRGLKGPENWQMIEDLAGTLGAATACSKPVSDMDWRPHHEHVGQTGIKVAPQLYIAVGISGAIQHLAGVNSSKVIVAINKDPEAPFFKAADYGVVGDAFEVVPKLIEAIKNSQN is encoded by the coding sequence ATGTCAGTATTAGTATTTATAGAAGCAGATAACGGGGTGATTAAGAAATCCTCTTTAGAAGCAGTTACATATGGTTCAAAATTAGGCGATGTTACTGCGGTAGCAATGGGCTCAATTGATGGATCTGAATTACAAAAAGTAGGTAAGTTTGGTGCAGCGAAAGTGCTTCATTGTTCAGACGAAAGACTAAACGATGGTGTTATTGCAGCCACAGCTACGTTAATTGCAGCCGCTGCAGCAGAAGTTTCAGCCGCTACAATTGTGATGTCACGCTCATCTTTGGTAGATGCCGTTGCTGCTAGAGTGGCGATTAAAACCAATAGTGCAGTAGTGGCAAATGTTCAGGATTTACCTGATACATCTAATGGATTTACGGTAAAAAGAGGTGTATTTACAGGAAAAGCATTTGCTTATGTAAGTGTTCCTGATGGAAATAAAGTAATTACAATCGCTAAAAATGTAGTTCAATTAGAAGAAACAGGTACAGATGCTGCAGTAGAAGAATTCTCTGTATCTTTCGGTGATGCTGATTTCGGAGTGAAAAGAGTGGGTGTGCATAAGCAAGAAGGTGATATCCTTTTACCAGAGGCAGATAAAGTAGTATCAGCAGGTAGAGGATTGAAAGGTCCTGAAAACTGGCAAATGATCGAAGATCTAGCAGGCACGTTAGGGGCTGCAACAGCTTGTTCTAAACCAGTATCTGATATGGATTGGAGACCTCACCACGAACACGTAGGACAAACAGGTATTAAGGTAGCTCCTCAATTATATATTGCTGTAGGTATTTCTGGTGCTATTCAGCACTTGGCAGGGGTCAACTCTTCTAAAGTGATTGTAGCGATTAATAAAGATCCTGAGGCTCCGTTCTTTAAAGCGGCAGATTATGGTGTAGTAGGAGATGCTTTCGAAGTAGTGCCTAAATTGATTGAGGCCATCAAAAATTCACAGAATTAG
- a CDS encoding electron transfer flavoprotein subunit beta/FixA family protein, whose translation MKILVCISNVPDTTTKIKFADNKLDTNGVQFIIGPYDDFALARAVEIKEKEGGSVTVLNVGLADTEPSIRKALAIGADDAVRINAEPTDSLFVAKQIVEYAKDKGFDMILMGRESSDFNSGLVHGLVGELMGIPSIAPAMRLEVEGSTAKLHREIEGGHEEVEVGMPFVAGCQEPIAEWKIPNMRGIMMARKKPLEVVEPVGVDGLTSYDSFELPAEKGDCKMVDAGQMDELVGLLKNEARVL comes from the coding sequence ATGAAAATTTTAGTTTGTATTAGTAACGTTCCGGATACGACAACAAAAATCAAGTTTGCAGACAACAAGCTTGACACCAATGGTGTTCAATTCATTATAGGCCCTTACGACGATTTTGCATTGGCTAGAGCCGTAGAAATCAAAGAAAAAGAAGGAGGGTCAGTTACTGTATTAAACGTAGGTTTAGCAGATACTGAACCATCTATCAGAAAAGCATTAGCTATCGGAGCTGATGATGCCGTAAGAATTAATGCAGAACCAACAGATTCACTTTTTGTAGCAAAACAAATTGTTGAATATGCTAAAGACAAAGGTTTTGATATGATTTTAATGGGTCGTGAATCTTCTGATTTTAACTCTGGCTTAGTTCATGGTCTTGTAGGCGAATTGATGGGGATTCCTTCAATTGCACCTGCTATGCGATTAGAAGTTGAAGGATCTACAGCTAAATTACATAGAGAAATCGAAGGCGGTCACGAAGAAGTGGAAGTGGGCATGCCATTCGTAGCGGGTTGTCAAGAGCCAATTGCTGAATGGAAGATTCCAAATATGAGAGGTATCATGATGGCAAGAAAGAAACCACTAGAGGTCGTTGAACCTGTAGGAGTAGACGGCTTAACATCATACGATTCGTTCGAATTACCGGCTGAAAAAGGCGATTGTAAAATGGTCGATGCAGGTCAGATGGACGAGTTAGTAGGTTTGTTGAAAAACGAAGCTAGAGTCCTTTAA
- the smc gene encoding chromosome segregation protein SMC — translation MLLKKLEIKGFKSFGDKVTLNFDSGITAVVGPNGSGKSNVVDAIRWVLGEQSTKALRSDKMDNIIFNGTKSRRPLQMAEVYLTFINNKNLLPTEYTEVTIGRRFYRSGEGEYSLNGVPCRLKDIHGLFLDTGIGSDSYAIIELKMIDELLNDTQNARRTLFEEAAGISKFKKSKKETLKKLKDTDADLERVDDLLFEVEKNMRSLERQAKQAQRYIKLKQTYKASSIELALKKVSTQADELHTLADKMTNINEERNQTIKNVETLEASISKEKKESIDKEELLASRQKTLNEHILKMRQIESEKKIKGERRRFLEEKKATLQSQATQDREAVALSQQGIEALQIQLNSIEKMVMEVEHELDNTQRQRDDQTQKTDELEVKTNEFEQMVKNKQSVIFQLKQKIEINEVQLSALKQELERAHEESNDKASSLEEFDTQYASLEGERLSAQVVYDEVKEKHTQHQEKIRACREELEQVKDRSSEIFRILDAKKNEHKLTKSLVDNLEGYPEAIKYLKQNTDWAKEAPMLSDTLHCNDEYRVAIEGYLAPYLNYFVLETEDDAWKAVNLLEEMKKGKANFLLLDKFEGYKPSPRKSVDDAIPALEVVDYDDKYAYLIMYLLDGVYIVHRNQNNLPKNDSVILVTKNGKAIRRKSAISGGSTGSFEGKSLGRVRHLEQLTEEIESLEQEVQEIHIKKVEKQAEHKSLLQVNMQHELESAQHNLQVVSQELIKIKTQKEEFSKFLAQSSNKKEEILERIGQAEVEISEGRPQLESESGAIEYMEEELFEMKDQLTIEKEKKVELSSKYNQLHINFLQQENQYNSLKKEIDFKNEDLEKAHLRIDHNFEEIQKVETELLKSDSMDEEGASALERMEIERLNIEKGVFEAEASYKAAKELIADTEIEIKQEQQKKEHIDQELLSANERISTLRLSLTSVKEKIAVEFEVDLEQMLLHKNKEEDEEENPYKAMHIFELEQVSEDAKRKLANLGAINHTAIDAFNEIKERNAFILGQRDDLNKAKEQLMKTIEDIDNIAEEKFMTAFTQIRDNFMEVFRSLFTEEDNCDLRLADEDDPLNSKIEILAQPKGKRPLTINQLSGGEKTLTATALLFSIYLLKPAPFCIFDEVDAPLDDANVDKFCRIINKFSGNSQFIIVTHNKRTMASTDVIYGVTMIEQGVTTVVPVDIRNTPQLEAFTSK, via the coding sequence ATGTTACTAAAAAAGTTAGAAATAAAAGGTTTTAAAAGTTTTGGTGATAAGGTCACTTTAAACTTTGATTCGGGTATTACTGCTGTCGTAGGACCTAACGGTAGTGGTAAATCCAATGTTGTTGATGCTATACGATGGGTTCTTGGCGAGCAAAGTACAAAAGCTTTGCGTTCGGACAAGATGGACAACATCATTTTTAATGGCACAAAATCGAGACGTCCCCTTCAAATGGCTGAGGTGTATCTCACGTTTATCAACAATAAAAACCTTTTACCAACAGAATACACAGAAGTAACTATTGGAAGACGTTTCTACCGTTCTGGTGAAGGTGAGTACTCTTTGAATGGGGTCCCTTGTCGTTTAAAAGATATTCACGGACTTTTCTTAGATACTGGTATTGGATCAGACAGTTATGCGATCATCGAATTAAAGATGATTGATGAACTATTGAATGATACTCAAAATGCTCGTCGAACTTTATTCGAGGAAGCAGCCGGAATTTCAAAATTCAAGAAAAGTAAAAAAGAAACGCTCAAAAAACTTAAAGATACGGATGCTGATTTAGAACGTGTAGACGACCTTCTATTTGAGGTCGAGAAGAACATGCGTTCATTAGAAAGACAAGCAAAACAAGCACAACGCTATATCAAATTAAAGCAGACGTATAAAGCTTCTAGTATTGAATTAGCACTGAAAAAAGTATCTACTCAGGCAGATGAACTGCATACGTTGGCCGATAAAATGACCAACATCAATGAGGAGAGAAATCAGACTATAAAGAATGTAGAAACATTAGAAGCCTCTATCTCTAAGGAGAAAAAGGAATCTATTGATAAAGAAGAATTGTTGGCTTCTCGCCAAAAGACTTTGAATGAGCATATTTTAAAAATGCGTCAGATTGAGTCGGAGAAAAAGATTAAGGGAGAAAGAAGACGATTCTTGGAAGAGAAAAAAGCAACCCTTCAAAGTCAGGCAACACAAGACAGAGAAGCAGTAGCCCTTTCTCAACAAGGTATTGAAGCGTTACAAATTCAGTTAAACTCCATCGAAAAAATGGTGATGGAAGTAGAACATGAATTGGACAATACCCAAAGACAAAGAGACGATCAAACGCAAAAAACAGATGAGTTGGAAGTAAAAACCAACGAGTTTGAGCAGATGGTAAAGAACAAGCAATCTGTTATTTTCCAACTGAAGCAAAAGATCGAAATCAATGAGGTACAGCTCTCTGCATTAAAGCAAGAATTAGAACGAGCTCATGAAGAATCGAACGATAAAGCCTCTAGTTTAGAAGAGTTTGATACACAATATGCCTCTTTAGAAGGCGAACGTTTAAGTGCTCAAGTGGTGTATGATGAGGTGAAAGAAAAACACACCCAACATCAAGAAAAAATAAGAGCTTGCCGCGAAGAATTAGAACAAGTTAAGGATCGTTCATCAGAAATTTTTAGAATTCTTGATGCCAAAAAGAACGAACATAAATTAACTAAATCTTTGGTGGACAACCTTGAGGGATATCCTGAGGCCATCAAATATTTAAAGCAAAATACCGATTGGGCAAAAGAAGCTCCGATGTTATCCGATACGCTGCATTGTAATGATGAGTACCGTGTTGCAATTGAAGGCTATCTAGCTCCTTATTTAAACTATTTTGTTTTAGAAACAGAAGATGATGCTTGGAAGGCGGTGAACCTTTTAGAAGAAATGAAAAAAGGTAAAGCCAACTTCTTACTACTTGATAAATTCGAAGGCTATAAACCTTCTCCAAGAAAATCTGTTGATGATGCTATCCCTGCATTAGAAGTGGTAGATTACGACGATAAGTACGCTTACCTCATTATGTACTTATTGGACGGAGTGTACATTGTGCATCGCAATCAGAATAACTTACCTAAAAACGACAGTGTTATTCTAGTCACGAAAAATGGTAAGGCGATTCGACGTAAGTCAGCTATTTCTGGTGGTTCTACGGGATCTTTTGAAGGTAAATCTTTAGGTAGAGTAAGACACTTAGAACAATTGACAGAAGAGATTGAAAGTCTGGAACAAGAAGTTCAAGAAATTCACATCAAGAAAGTAGAAAAGCAAGCAGAACATAAATCTTTACTACAGGTAAATATGCAGCACGAATTGGAAAGTGCTCAGCATAATTTACAAGTAGTTTCTCAAGAACTCATCAAAATTAAAACTCAGAAGGAAGAATTTTCAAAATTCTTAGCACAGAGTAGTAATAAAAAAGAAGAGATCTTGGAGAGAATTGGTCAGGCTGAGGTGGAAATATCAGAAGGTAGACCTCAACTCGAATCTGAATCGGGTGCCATAGAATATATGGAAGAAGAGTTGTTCGAGATGAAAGATCAATTAACTATTGAGAAAGAGAAAAAAGTAGAGCTTTCGAGCAAATACAATCAACTACATATTAATTTCCTTCAGCAGGAAAATCAGTATAACTCTCTTAAAAAAGAAATTGATTTCAAAAACGAAGACTTAGAAAAAGCACACCTTCGTATTGATCACAATTTTGAAGAGATTCAAAAAGTAGAAACTGAGTTATTAAAATCAGATTCTATGGATGAAGAGGGTGCGAGTGCTTTGGAACGTATGGAGATCGAGCGTTTAAACATCGAAAAAGGTGTTTTTGAAGCCGAAGCATCCTATAAAGCAGCCAAAGAACTTATTGCTGATACTGAAATTGAGATCAAACAAGAACAACAGAAAAAAGAGCATATCGATCAGGAGTTACTGTCTGCCAATGAGCGTATCAGTACTTTACGACTATCGCTTACCTCAGTAAAAGAAAAAATTGCTGTGGAGTTTGAGGTTGATCTTGAACAAATGCTTCTTCATAAAAACAAAGAAGAAGACGAGGAAGAAAATCCATACAAAGCCATGCACATCTTCGAGTTGGAGCAGGTAAGTGAGGATGCAAAACGTAAGTTAGCCAACCTAGGTGCAATTAACCATACAGCAATTGATGCTTTCAACGAAATCAAAGAGCGTAATGCATTTATTTTGGGTCAGAGAGACGACTTGAATAAGGCAAAAGAGCAATTGATGAAAACGATTGAAGACATCGACAATATTGCTGAAGAGAAGTTTATGACTGCCTTCACTCAGATTCGTGATAACTTTATGGAAGTATTCCGATCGTTATTTACAGAGGAAGACAACTGTGATTTACGTTTAGCCGACGAGGATGATCCTTTGAACTCTAAAATTGAGATTCTTGCTCAACCAAAAGGTAAGCGTCCGTTAACAATTAACCAATTGTCTGGTGGAGAGAAAACACTTACGGCCACTGCCCTATTGTTCTCCATTTATTTATTAAAGCCAGCGCCATTCTGTATTTTCGATGAGGTGGATGCCCCTCTTGATGATGCCAACGTGGATAAGTTCTGTAGAATTATCAATAAATTCTCTGGAAACTCACAGTTTATTATTGTTACCCACAACAAAAGAACAATGGCAAGCACAGATGTAATCTATGGTGTAACGATGATTGAACAGGGTGTAACTACTGTAGTACCTGTAGATATCAGAAATACTCCTCAGTTAGAGGCGTTTACCTCAAAATAA